One window from the genome of Lysobacter helvus encodes:
- a CDS encoding aspartyl protease family protein — MLTPLLSAVLLTAAADVPAPQVVPMPTPKPIELGDFGGRLRSVRLKVNGHEGVFTLDTGGGVSLLSPAFAKKIGCTPWAALTGFRLDGQRLDLPRCENVRFTLPDGTALKPVAAGVIDLQPLLFKGAPQADGSLALDAFDGMQFSLDLGNGTLVIESPDTLAAETKNAKPTPMRRARQAGGAALGVMVPIQTTQGELWMALDSGGGPPVLVRDRVAKAAGAEPANQELQPFRLMVANTPALDTRAFVKDMILDGVIGMPVLVRWKLSFDLADDRLWIRPTR; from the coding sequence ATGCTGACTCCGTTGCTGTCCGCCGTGCTGCTCACCGCCGCCGCCGATGTGCCCGCGCCCCAGGTTGTTCCCATGCCCACGCCCAAACCCATCGAACTCGGCGATTTCGGCGGCCGGCTCCGGTCGGTGCGGCTGAAGGTCAACGGCCACGAAGGCGTGTTCACCCTCGACACCGGCGGGGGCGTCAGCCTGCTGTCGCCGGCGTTCGCGAAGAAGATCGGGTGCACGCCCTGGGCGGCGCTCACCGGCTTCCGCCTGGATGGCCAGCGCCTGGACTTGCCGCGGTGCGAGAACGTGCGCTTCACCCTGCCCGACGGCACGGCGTTGAAGCCGGTGGCGGCCGGCGTGATCGACCTCCAGCCCCTGTTGTTCAAGGGCGCACCGCAGGCCGATGGATCGCTGGCACTGGATGCCTTCGACGGCATGCAGTTCTCGCTCGACCTGGGCAACGGCACGCTCGTCATCGAATCGCCCGACACGCTGGCCGCGGAAACGAAAAACGCCAAGCCGACGCCCATGCGACGTGCGCGCCAGGCCGGCGGTGCGGCCCTCGGGGTCATGGTGCCGATACAGACGACGCAGGGCGAACTGTGGATGGCCCTGGACAGCGGTGGCGGACCACCGGTGCTCGTTCGCGATCGCGTGGCCAAAGCCGCCGGCGCGGAGCCGGCCAACCAGGAACTCCAGCCGTTCCGGTTGATGGTGGCCAATACCCCCGCGCTCGACACGCGCGCCTTCGTCAAGGACATGATCCTCGACGGCGTCATCGGCATGCCGGTGCTCGTGCGTTGGAAGCTCAGTTTCGATCTTGCGGACGATCGCCTGTGGATTCGGCCGACGCGGTGA
- a CDS encoding nuclear transport factor 2 family protein yields the protein MSLDVPLSLWPVSLALVAAASWSIWSLRKTRRWASRKVVLTSALSALVFIAFPVYAAAFWPEHPHSAFAMQEASGRWMARHDPRVALVGLHGVHAARAGVCQARPPPAGRPVRLHALGELRGCFRLHPCGRGHGALVMRIRSTPFNAASEPAMNNENLDCIRAYLADLAAGTTGERLAAYFTADVVQIEYPNRLNPNGGRSDLATLLSRAEQGQRVLRQQSYQVTSEMAQGDRVAVEALWTGVLAVPLGSLAPGAEMKAHFAMFFELEHGKIRVQRNYDCFQP from the coding sequence ATGTCGCTCGACGTGCCGTTATCCCTGTGGCCGGTGAGTCTTGCCCTGGTCGCCGCCGCGAGCTGGTCCATCTGGTCGTTGCGCAAGACCCGACGATGGGCGTCGCGCAAGGTCGTCCTGACATCGGCGCTTTCGGCGCTCGTGTTCATCGCCTTTCCCGTCTATGCGGCGGCGTTCTGGCCAGAGCATCCGCACAGCGCGTTCGCGATGCAGGAAGCGTCCGGCCGCTGGATGGCCCGCCACGATCCTCGCGTGGCTCTGGTGGGGCTACATGGCGTGCATGCTGCTCGTGCCGGTGTTTGCCAGGCACGACCGCCTCCCGCTGGCAGGCCTGTCCGCCTTCATGCTTTGGGTGAACTTCGGGGTTGCTTTCGTTTGCATCCTTGCGGTCGCGGGCATGGGGCTTTAGTCATGCGCATTCGAAGCACACCGTTCAACGCCGCAAGCGAGCCTGCAATGAACAACGAAAACCTGGACTGCATCCGCGCCTATCTCGCCGATCTCGCCGCCGGCACGACGGGCGAGCGACTGGCCGCGTATTTCACCGCCGACGTCGTGCAGATCGAGTATCCCAATCGCCTCAACCCCAACGGCGGTCGAAGCGATCTCGCCACCCTGTTGTCGCGCGCCGAACAGGGCCAGCGCGTGCTCCGGCAACAGTCCTACCAGGTCACGTCCGAGATGGCGCAGGGCGATCGCGTCGCCGTGGAAGCATTGTGGACGGGCGTGCTGGCGGTGCCGCTCGGCAGCCTGGCGCCCGGTGCGGAAATGAAAGCCCACTTCGCGATGTTCTTCGAACTCGAGCACGGCAAGATCCGCGTGCAGCGCAACTATGACTGTTTCCAGCCGTAG
- a CDS encoding Calx-beta domain-containing protein, with the protein MDALPATNAQRGIPFALTRSVAEAAVREGVLRIAIADQRGFDVAIERDTHDGFGNWQVIGRVQTRLGPQAMVATFGKRAVFAVLPLPDGRTLEVTTDHGATTIAEAGGLVPEGMQGLAANNDAFDVREIPATKVHDIATTDASTRVQLPTLRTDGLQALAAEATGEVTINVLGLYGPDLIAQLGDEESARTEVAHMLAVANQAHVDSGSRIRLALAGTLAISNPYDANTTALYGIQNTSHNVGMPFPVEAGRWIASADLVFLARPRGAVDATCGASFRIAESTGRNTLKRAFAFAVANVAPCSPYALSHELGHLLGNAHDRDTEGYDNQDVVRHGVLPYASGYRQFGSPAFATVMADPSGLPTLNVFSSPFSSACGAPCGIADEADEVRSMNSIAAEIADFAGAPDTVTFGNAAGFEPLAGENSRWIVAWANYNAPMFPQGFAGFDVAVVGGTATQGVDYKLSSAFVNGGGNAAQVFVEVLPDEIVEPDETILLRITSRNGWPIDKDTATITILDDDPRPVIRGAVRFDGVSKPSGPFNLQARAGNGNHFDDGGMVVQVASPDYAFAFPVVRGTSPYLTFDNTCCSARYAVPVWLTDVRGDLTRDVTFRAAYHVLLRGIDSGKQFIDIGQGPPVEYSGGGYIDRMVPGGARVTFYDRNQQGTVAGFFDDVRQNIDATFAYTPTTKVLVSAPKSVREGDAGVRRVRFDLKVLTTILAPIESITLDWRTRSGTATEGRDFVAASGTLVIPAEAIASSYYTDPRAASLYVDILGDTLPESAEWLELELTPATEGVEAVPARTRLTLRDDDHRTSTPLPAEKL; encoded by the coding sequence GTGGATGCACTGCCCGCGACGAACGCGCAACGCGGCATCCCGTTCGCATTGACACGCAGCGTGGCCGAAGCCGCGGTACGCGAAGGCGTACTGCGCATCGCCATCGCCGACCAACGCGGCTTCGACGTCGCGATCGAACGCGACACGCACGACGGTTTCGGCAACTGGCAGGTGATCGGGCGCGTGCAAACGCGCCTGGGCCCGCAGGCAATGGTGGCGACGTTCGGCAAACGTGCGGTATTTGCCGTGCTGCCCTTGCCTGATGGCCGCACGTTGGAAGTGACCACGGATCACGGCGCGACGACGATAGCCGAAGCCGGCGGGCTGGTGCCGGAAGGCATGCAGGGACTTGCGGCGAACAACGATGCTTTCGACGTCCGCGAGATCCCCGCGACCAAGGTGCACGATATCGCAACGACGGACGCCAGCACGCGGGTGCAATTGCCCACGTTGCGCACCGACGGGCTGCAGGCGCTCGCGGCGGAGGCGACCGGCGAGGTCACGATCAATGTGCTCGGCCTGTATGGCCCGGACTTGATCGCGCAACTCGGCGACGAAGAGAGTGCGCGCACCGAAGTCGCGCACATGCTCGCAGTCGCCAACCAGGCGCACGTCGACAGTGGCTCACGGATTCGGCTGGCGTTGGCGGGCACGCTCGCGATCAGCAATCCCTACGACGCCAACACGACGGCGTTGTACGGCATCCAGAACACGAGCCACAACGTAGGCATGCCATTCCCGGTCGAAGCCGGACGCTGGATCGCATCGGCCGACCTGGTCTTTCTCGCGCGACCACGCGGGGCGGTCGATGCGACCTGCGGTGCTTCGTTCCGCATCGCCGAGTCGACGGGCCGCAACACGCTCAAGCGCGCCTTCGCCTTCGCCGTCGCCAATGTCGCGCCGTGCAGCCCGTATGCGTTGAGCCACGAACTCGGCCACCTGCTGGGCAACGCGCACGATCGCGACACCGAGGGCTACGACAACCAGGATGTCGTCCGGCACGGCGTGCTGCCGTATGCATCGGGCTATCGTCAGTTCGGGTCGCCCGCGTTCGCCACGGTCATGGCCGATCCCTCGGGCCTGCCCACCCTCAACGTCTTTTCGTCACCGTTCTCGTCCGCGTGCGGTGCGCCGTGCGGCATCGCAGACGAAGCCGACGAAGTGCGGTCGATGAATTCGATCGCCGCGGAAATCGCCGACTTCGCCGGCGCGCCCGACACGGTCACCTTTGGAAACGCCGCGGGTTTCGAGCCACTGGCCGGCGAGAACAGCCGCTGGATCGTCGCGTGGGCGAACTACAACGCCCCGATGTTCCCGCAGGGTTTCGCTGGCTTCGACGTCGCGGTCGTCGGCGGCACGGCGACACAGGGCGTGGATTACAAGCTCTCTTCCGCGTTCGTCAACGGCGGCGGCAACGCCGCGCAGGTCTTCGTCGAGGTCCTCCCGGACGAGATCGTCGAACCCGACGAAACAATCCTGCTGCGCATTACATCGCGGAATGGCTGGCCGATCGACAAGGACACTGCGACGATTACGATCCTCGACGATGATCCACGTCCCGTGATCCGCGGCGCGGTGCGCTTCGACGGCGTGTCGAAGCCGAGCGGCCCGTTCAATCTCCAGGCCCGCGCGGGAAACGGCAATCACTTCGACGACGGCGGCATGGTGGTGCAGGTCGCCTCGCCTGACTATGCGTTCGCCTTCCCGGTGGTGCGCGGCACCTCGCCCTATCTCACCTTCGACAACACTTGCTGCAGCGCGCGTTACGCGGTGCCCGTGTGGCTGACCGATGTGCGCGGCGATCTCACGCGTGACGTCACCTTCCGCGCGGCGTATCACGTGCTCCTGCGCGGCATCGATTCGGGTAAGCAGTTCATCGATATCGGGCAGGGGCCGCCGGTTGAGTATTCCGGCGGGGGCTACATCGATCGGATGGTGCCGGGCGGCGCGCGGGTCACGTTCTACGACCGGAACCAGCAAGGCACCGTCGCGGGCTTCTTCGACGACGTGCGGCAGAACATCGATGCCACGTTCGCCTACACGCCGACGACAAAGGTCCTGGTCTCGGCGCCGAAATCCGTGCGCGAAGGCGACGCCGGCGTGCGCCGAGTGCGCTTCGACCTGAAGGTGCTGACGACCATCCTCGCGCCGATCGAGTCGATCACGCTCGACTGGCGCACGCGTTCGGGCACGGCGACCGAGGGCAGGGACTTCGTGGCCGCATCGGGGACGCTGGTCATCCCTGCGGAGGCCATAGCGTCGTCGTATTACACAGACCCGAGGGCGGCGTCGTTGTACGTGGACATCCTCGGCGACACGTTGCCCGAATCGGCGGAGTGGCTGGAACTCGAGCTCACGCCGGCCACCGAGGGCGTCGAAGCAGTGCCCGCGCGCACAAGACTTACCCTGCGAGACGACGACCATCGCACATCGACGCCATTGCCGGCTGAGAAACTGTAA
- a CDS encoding choice-of-anchor Q domain-containing protein, which produces MRNPTAFLFSALLAGGALVHAPQARAANIPVTNCNNTGAGSLRNAATIAISGDTIDLRALGCNPINVTSGQIVLPQSSITLLGRDRLQNTIRGNSTARVLNHTGGGTLRLTRVSLSYGRFTSGGALGGCVSSQGNVELRQSRVHHCDAVPQGGLEPSGMGGGVFAVGNVLLSESSVFANRLLGEGAGGGIGAFGSVTLDRSQVYDNMSADAGGGLDGEDVSLSYSMVLRNTSTHDGGGVTAHGNVVVNKSTMAGNDAGWNCGALCAYGDGTRSIHDSTISGNTATSDSGASVSGDMDVRNSTIAFNRETGSQCWGAVSALNLRLESTIVSRNTCDGGPDVDVGGFDFPGWTLTGSHNLIGTSVLPVPPDTIGGDPLLAPLANNGGPTRTHAIGAASPAINGGNNTLGRAFDQRGAGFPRVVGGAPDIGAYER; this is translated from the coding sequence ATGCGAAATCCCACTGCTTTCCTCTTCAGTGCGCTGCTGGCCGGTGGCGCGCTGGTCCATGCGCCGCAGGCGCGCGCGGCCAACATCCCCGTCACCAACTGCAACAACACCGGCGCAGGCAGCCTGCGCAACGCGGCGACCATCGCGATCAGCGGCGACACGATCGACCTGCGCGCGCTCGGCTGCAATCCCATCAATGTCACCTCCGGCCAGATCGTGCTGCCCCAGTCGTCGATCACCCTCCTGGGCCGCGACCGCCTCCAGAACACGATCCGCGGCAATTCGACCGCGCGCGTGCTCAACCACACGGGCGGCGGGACGCTGCGGCTGACGCGCGTATCCCTCTCCTACGGCCGCTTCACCTCGGGCGGTGCGCTCGGTGGATGCGTGTCGTCGCAGGGCAACGTGGAACTGCGCCAGTCGCGCGTGCATCACTGCGATGCGGTGCCCCAGGGCGGGCTGGAGCCGTCCGGCATGGGCGGCGGCGTCTTCGCCGTCGGGAACGTCCTGCTGTCGGAGTCGAGCGTGTTCGCCAATCGCCTGCTGGGCGAAGGCGCAGGCGGCGGCATCGGCGCGTTCGGAAGCGTGACACTGGATCGCAGCCAGGTGTACGACAACATGTCCGCGGATGCCGGTGGCGGCCTGGATGGCGAGGATGTCTCGCTGTCGTATTCGATGGTGTTGCGCAATACCTCCACGCACGACGGCGGCGGCGTGACGGCACACGGCAACGTGGTGGTGAACAAGTCGACGATGGCCGGCAACGACGCCGGATGGAACTGTGGTGCGTTGTGCGCGTATGGCGACGGCACCAGGTCCATCCACGACAGCACGATCTCCGGCAACACGGCGACGAGCGACAGTGGCGCGTCCGTCTCGGGCGACATGGACGTGCGCAACAGCACGATCGCGTTCAACCGCGAAACCGGCTCGCAATGCTGGGGCGCGGTGAGTGCGCTCAACCTGCGGCTGGAGAGCACGATCGTCTCGCGCAACACGTGCGACGGCGGGCCGGACGTCGACGTCGGCGGGTTCGACTTCCCCGGCTGGACGCTCACGGGGTCGCACAACCTGATCGGCACGTCGGTGCTGCCCGTGCCGCCGGATACGATCGGCGGCGATCCGTTGTTGGCGCCGTTGGCGAACAATGGCGGCCCGACGCGCACGCATGCGATCGGCGCGGCCAGCCCCGCGATCAACGGGGGCAACAACACGCTCGGACGGGCCTTCGACCAACGCGGCGCGGGATTCCCGCGCGTGGTGGGCGGTGCCCCCGACATTGGCGCCTACGAGCGCTGA
- a CDS encoding DUF6794 domain-containing protein yields MRKALTLTIALMSLAFVARASVATDPMPNKAWPSTVDEAVDRLLGDMPADDVDWMRRNPKEDVVGHLYMGYGTGVRNEFGLWGDNDALRKSCGTDDPEGCSVVIIEAMWNKVQAQTDPALRAALQCQFATVHRVRIDTKGWYLLRLGEMLDDMQSQIDRQMPAAAAPGCPTQLRIVPAGNPNRQCFVRAEFETEQPLDTALMWLGFRNALTPRHAPPDLEFEFSESCAWPERPTHFAPKR; encoded by the coding sequence ATGCGCAAGGCTCTGACATTGACGATCGCGCTAATGTCGCTGGCCTTCGTCGCGCGCGCCTCAGTCGCGACCGACCCGATGCCAAACAAAGCCTGGCCAAGTACGGTTGACGAAGCTGTCGACCGACTACTGGGTGACATGCCTGCAGACGACGTGGATTGGATGCGGCGAAACCCCAAAGAAGATGTCGTCGGCCACCTCTACATGGGATACGGCACGGGCGTCCGCAACGAGTTCGGCTTATGGGGCGACAACGACGCCCTGCGCAAGTCTTGTGGCACCGATGATCCCGAAGGGTGTTCGGTCGTCATCATCGAGGCGATGTGGAACAAGGTCCAAGCACAGACCGATCCTGCTTTGCGCGCTGCGCTGCAGTGCCAATTCGCAACGGTGCATCGCGTCCGGATCGACACCAAGGGTTGGTACTTGCTCCGCCTCGGCGAAATGCTCGACGACATGCAATCGCAGATCGATCGCCAGATGCCCGCGGCGGCTGCGCCGGGATGTCCCACGCAGTTGCGCATCGTGCCTGCGGGCAACCCCAACCGCCAATGTTTCGTGCGCGCAGAGTTCGAGACCGAGCAGCCGCTCGACACTGCGTTGATGTGGCTAGGATTCCGCAACGCGCTTACACCACGCCACGCGCCGCCTGATCTTGAGTTTGAGTTCAGCGAGTCGTGCGCGTGGCCAGAGCGGCCGACGCACTTCGCCCCTAAGCGTTAG
- a CDS encoding immunity protein Tsi6 family protein, translating into MKARDVVQNALSLARSRLGESPQYPIYESCVAQLEYLLSTLDGSIPVDRPKLRTFTIGHYAVRELEESDEELSRVLKEAYLIASKLADGLKIS; encoded by the coding sequence ATGAAGGCGAGAGACGTTGTGCAGAATGCGCTAAGTCTGGCGCGCAGCCGCCTAGGCGAGTCGCCGCAGTACCCGATATACGAATCCTGCGTGGCTCAGTTGGAGTACCTGCTGTCCACCTTGGATGGAAGTATTCCGGTTGACCGCCCCAAGCTTCGTACTTTCACCATCGGGCACTATGCGGTGCGGGAGCTTGAAGAATCGGATGAAGAGTTGTCGCGTGTGCTCAAGGAGGCGTATCTCATCGCGTCCAAGTTGGCCGACGGCCTAAAGATTTCCTAG